Proteins from one Pseudoliparis swirei isolate HS2019 ecotype Mariana Trench chromosome 22, NWPU_hadal_v1, whole genome shotgun sequence genomic window:
- the LOC130213307 gene encoding transmembrane protein 74, with protein sequence MASPALLPAEERSQQPDAPDVLGRVSRMLHVRKTGGSSTAAGGGGGALLPGEGGGCNPARSGHGRCHSAPRTAPRRGGAEVTRAHLAEEKVRICCDEELETSFTYVDENVNLRLASPDTSCKSTHRPVRNGEPCSETAPEFSFMSEDDLSFGEGPGSSIDYGFISAVTFLVTGISLVIISYAVPRDVEVDRDSVSAREMERLEMESARIGAHLDRCVIAGLCLLTLGGVVLSMLLMISMWKGEMYRRKVVAYSKRSAKLYGSISLKTRSSPTHSSAHLSLEEDVEESLA encoded by the coding sequence ATGGCTTCTCCGGCGCTGCTTCCcgcggaggagaggagccaaCAGCCCGATGCTCCCGACGTCCTTGGCCGGGTGTCCAGGATGCTGCACGTCCGCAAGACGGGCGGATCATCAACAGCAGCCGGAGGTGGTGGTGGCGCGCTCCtcccgggggaggggggcggctgTAACCCGGCCCGCAGCGGCCATGGCCGGTGTCATTCAGCACCAAGGACGGCGCCGCGCCGGGGAGGCGCAGAGGTTACACGCGCTCACCTCGCCGAGGAGAAAGTCCGGATTTGTTGCGACGAGGAATTAGAGACATCTTTTACCTATGTTGACGAGAATGTGAACCTGCGGCTGGCCAGCCCGGACACGAGTTGTAAAAGTACCCACAGACCCGTGCGCAACGGCGAGCCGTGCTCCGAGACTGCGCCGGAGTTCTCCTTCATGTCCGAGGACGATCTCTCCTTCGGGGAGGGCCCCGGGTCTTCCATCGACTACGGCTTCATCAGCGCAGTCACGTTCTTGGTGACCGGGATCTCCTTGGTGATCATCTCCTACGCCGTGCCACGGGACGTGGAGGTGGACCGGGACAGCGTGTCggcgagggagatggagaggctgGAGATGGAGAGCGCCCGGATCGGTGCCCATCTGGACCGGTGCGTCATAGCGGGACTGTGCCTGCTCACGCTGGGCGGCGTGGTGCTCTCCATGCTGCTGATGATCTCCATGTGGAAGGGGGAGATGTACAGGAGGAAGGTCGTGGCGTATTCCAAGCGTTCGGCCAAGCTGTACGGCTCCATCAGCCTGAAAACGAGATCCAGTCCCACCCACTCCTCTGCGCACTTGTCCCtggaggaggacgtggaggagtCTTTGGCTTAA